In Bacillus horti, a single genomic region encodes these proteins:
- a CDS encoding GNAT family N-acetyltransferase, whose amino-acid sequence MLENNSKCDQQTFIKNLEELSNLAWPSLQTKLYDGWFLRFSKGYTKRANSIHPLSPSTLELQEKIAACEELYQEKGMDVVYKMTATAFPKQLDHELEVRGYTAEGHTSVQTLDFSRFEGQLEKETIGENNIIILDTISEDWLNDYCTLNTVSEKNKEIMRCMLGQISSSTFYVTLVHEQQTVACGLGVLEGDYIGLFDIVTASKFRKQGFGKRLVSALLQAGEQHGAKHAYLQVVKENEPAVHLYASFGFKEAYQYWYRIKPST is encoded by the coding sequence ATGCTAGAAAATAACAGTAAATGTGATCAGCAAACTTTTATAAAGAATCTTGAAGAGCTATCCAATTTAGCATGGCCTTCTCTGCAAACTAAACTTTATGATGGCTGGTTCCTTCGTTTCTCAAAGGGCTATACGAAAAGAGCTAATTCTATTCACCCTCTATCCCCTTCTACCTTAGAGCTTCAAGAAAAAATAGCAGCTTGCGAGGAGCTATATCAGGAGAAAGGAATGGACGTTGTCTATAAAATGACTGCCACTGCTTTTCCCAAACAGCTTGATCATGAGCTAGAAGTAAGAGGTTATACAGCTGAGGGGCACACTAGTGTTCAGACTCTGGATTTCAGTAGGTTTGAAGGGCAACTCGAAAAGGAAACTATTGGTGAGAATAACATTATTATTCTTGATACTATATCAGAGGACTGGCTAAATGATTACTGCACTTTAAATACTGTTTCGGAAAAAAATAAAGAAATCATGAGGTGCATGCTTGGGCAAATCTCCAGTTCTACCTTCTACGTTACTTTGGTTCATGAGCAGCAAACAGTTGCATGTGGACTTGGAGTATTGGAAGGAGATTACATAGGGCTTTTTGATATCGTAACTGCATCCAAGTTTCGGAAACAAGGATTTGGCAAAAGGCTGGTCTCAGCTCTATTACAAGCTGGAGAACAGCATGGTGCTAAGCACGCCTATCTTCAGGTGGTAAAAGAGAATGAGCCTGCGGTACACTTATATGCTAGCTTCGGGTTCAAAGAAGCCTATCAATACTGGTATAGAATTAAGCCTTCTACCTAA
- a CDS encoding PadR family transcriptional regulator encodes MQLQAKYVVLGLLYKRSMSGYDMKKQFEKYFTYFFDASYGSVYPTLTKLEQDNCIVKHTIIQEDKPNKHEYEITSTGRELFEEYLNSPVLDDSIRADLCVRLFFGEFASKETVLKWMNERIKKNETIVAELQEEYERIKSEMSVTQEITIQIGIDYHRAQADTLRKGLKLLDQDSST; translated from the coding sequence ATGCAGTTACAAGCAAAGTATGTAGTATTAGGGCTTTTATACAAAAGATCTATGTCTGGCTATGACATGAAAAAGCAATTTGAAAAGTATTTCACCTACTTTTTTGATGCTAGCTATGGGAGTGTATATCCTACTTTAACCAAGCTTGAGCAGGATAACTGTATTGTCAAGCACACCATTATTCAAGAGGATAAGCCAAATAAGCACGAGTATGAAATTACTTCAACAGGTAGAGAGCTGTTTGAGGAATATCTGAACAGTCCAGTGTTAGATGACAGTATTCGAGCCGATCTTTGTGTGCGACTATTTTTCGGGGAGTTTGCAAGTAAGGAAACGGTTCTCAAATGGATGAATGAACGAATCAAAAAAAACGAGACCATCGTAGCCGAGTTACAGGAGGAGTATGAGCGTATCAAATCAGAGATGTCCGTCACTCAAGAGATTACGATTCAGATCGGAATTGATTATCATCGAGCACAGGCAGACACATTAAGAAAAGGATTGAAGCTTCTCGATCAGGATTCATCTACTTAA
- a CDS encoding transposase, which translates to MKNRVRYKEFEQISFADMMVYSKLPEHPFWSLLEKKIDFTFADELCSVLYSPKGQRPYAPSLKLKVHLVQTYSDLSDRQTEEKIMSDLFIKRFLGLPVDFFGFDHSTIGLDRSRMGATMFKACHFYILAQMRCHGLWGDHNEQWIIDSFAANVPWAQPSAYRLIQQAMISIFQHLKRSHRGFYQFACSSVVSDTMYTRFPRNASDAEAMLAFSKLVAQAYGLLQWFQLEEAHTLFVQELKEGTRRTSEQLQQTLLQILEQNSRLLPPDDDPSDHASDIKNRETDDEVTFEKIPRAQRPKDRVMSTIDPDARVGKKNKSTVIKGYKVQNLCTASGVILNMAVIPANEHDREAMIPMIRDVQGFLYQTPTAVLGDALYGHGKQRAQLAQGGISVVAPVPPANNPTQLYDASEFQYDPEEDHYLCPGGQISQQKRRISQKEGWQYYFANRDCQTCGLREACTTSKDARRVFRSDFQVLYEKLGPTMRQRKERQTFGND; encoded by the coding sequence ATGAAGAATCGTGTCCGATACAAAGAATTTGAGCAGATTTCGTTTGCAGATATGATGGTCTATTCCAAATTGCCTGAGCATCCGTTTTGGAGCCTTCTGGAGAAGAAGATCGATTTTACTTTTGCTGATGAACTGTGCTCGGTTCTTTACAGCCCTAAGGGTCAACGACCCTATGCACCTTCCCTGAAACTCAAAGTCCATTTGGTCCAAACCTATAGCGACCTATCTGACCGGCAAACTGAGGAGAAGATCATGAGTGACTTGTTCATCAAGCGCTTCTTGGGTTTGCCAGTTGACTTCTTTGGTTTTGATCATAGCACGATCGGGCTGGATCGCTCACGCATGGGAGCCACCATGTTCAAAGCCTGCCACTTTTACATCCTGGCTCAAATGCGTTGTCATGGTTTGTGGGGCGACCACAACGAACAGTGGATCATCGATTCTTTCGCCGCTAACGTGCCTTGGGCTCAACCCAGTGCTTACCGCTTGATTCAACAAGCAATGATTAGTATTTTCCAGCATCTCAAACGTAGTCACCGCGGGTTCTACCAGTTCGCCTGTTCCTCCGTTGTTTCTGACACCATGTACACGCGGTTCCCTCGAAATGCTTCGGATGCCGAAGCGATGTTGGCGTTTAGTAAGCTCGTTGCCCAGGCCTACGGCCTGCTCCAGTGGTTTCAACTGGAGGAGGCCCACACTCTGTTTGTTCAAGAGCTCAAAGAAGGCACGCGCCGCACGTCAGAACAGCTGCAACAAACCTTGCTACAAATCCTAGAGCAAAACAGTCGCCTGCTGCCACCTGATGATGATCCTTCAGACCATGCCTCGGACATCAAGAATAGGGAGACTGACGATGAGGTGACATTCGAGAAAATCCCTCGTGCCCAGCGTCCTAAAGATCGGGTGATGAGCACTATCGACCCGGACGCTCGGGTCGGTAAGAAAAACAAGTCGACGGTCATCAAAGGCTACAAAGTGCAAAACTTGTGTACCGCAAGTGGTGTGATCTTAAATATGGCTGTCATCCCTGCCAACGAGCATGACCGAGAAGCGATGATTCCGATGATTCGTGATGTGCAGGGTTTCTTGTACCAGACTCCAACGGCCGTGTTGGGGGATGCGCTGTATGGTCATGGGAAGCAACGTGCTCAATTGGCTCAAGGGGGAATTTCTGTCGTGGCCCCTGTGCCTCCGGCAAACAATCCCACTCAACTCTATGATGCCTCCGAGTTTCAATATGACCCAGAAGAAGATCACTATCTCTGCCCGGGAGGGCAGATCAGTCAACAAAAACGACGCATTTCGCAAAAGGAAGGATGGCAATATTATTTTGCCAACAGGGACTGTCAGACCTGCGGTCTGCGTGAAGCGTGCACCACGTCCAAGGATGCAAGGCGTGTGTTTCGAAGTGATTTCCAGGTGCTGTATGAAAAGCTAGGTCCTACAATGAGACAGAGGAAGGAAAGGCAGACTTTCGGCAACGACTAA
- a CDS encoding CocE/NonD family hydrolase: MSDTLDQKHKLTKQTTDSLLEVMILRDVRVPMRDGLTLSTDVYRPKLSGEYPAIVVRTPYGKTSRVIHEMGTYFAARGYVVLYQDVRGRGDSDGEFIPYRSEGKDGYDCIEWAAEQDWCTGAVGTLGGSYLGRIQWLTALQKPPHLKTMISVVTPSDPFVEWPTGVPTPHHLCWLYMVGGRVMQNVDVVDWERIYSHLPLMTMDELTGKSFKHWREELSHTYLDEWWKEISYQNQFDRINLPALHISGWYDDEQVGTPLNYYGMRTQGASEHARNNQKLLMGPWTHQINTSAKIGDLDFGPDALIDLKGYQLRWFNHWLKQENNGIVDEAPVRLFVMGDNEWRDEEDWPLPQTQWTKYYIHSEGSANSRFGDGKLSTTVPSVIHTDASVAQDKNHFSSSFDTNISPSSDKGKSFDQYTYDPANPVPFITDMVSSQIGGPDDYSAIERRDDVLVYTTDVLEEDVEVTGPIKMELFASSTAKDTDFMVKLLDVWPSGYVQRLTDGMVRARFREGMAKPKLIEPNKIYSYEVDCWNTCHVFKKGHQIRIEIASSAFPKYDRNLNTGEDLAQSSTMVKAKQTIYHDSTYTSAVVLPIIPRK; this comes from the coding sequence ATGAGTGATACTTTAGATCAGAAGCACAAGCTAACCAAACAAACTACAGATAGTTTGCTAGAGGTCATGATTCTAAGAGATGTTAGAGTACCTATGAGAGATGGGCTGACTCTATCAACAGATGTGTATCGACCTAAGTTAAGCGGAGAATATCCAGCTATTGTTGTTCGTACTCCATATGGCAAAACAAGTAGGGTTATTCATGAAATGGGTACATATTTTGCTGCCCGTGGCTACGTCGTGCTCTATCAGGATGTGCGCGGGCGTGGAGATTCAGATGGCGAATTTATCCCTTATCGTAGTGAAGGAAAGGATGGGTATGATTGTATCGAATGGGCTGCCGAGCAGGACTGGTGTACAGGAGCAGTAGGTACGTTAGGTGGCTCCTATCTAGGACGTATCCAATGGCTGACTGCTTTACAAAAGCCGCCACATCTTAAGACAATGATATCTGTCGTAACCCCATCCGATCCTTTTGTGGAATGGCCAACTGGTGTACCGACACCACACCATTTATGCTGGCTGTATATGGTTGGCGGACGAGTGATGCAAAATGTAGATGTAGTAGATTGGGAGAGAATCTATAGCCACCTCCCGCTCATGACGATGGATGAGCTAACAGGGAAATCGTTTAAGCACTGGCGAGAGGAGCTTTCCCATACGTATCTCGATGAGTGGTGGAAGGAAATAAGCTATCAGAATCAATTTGATAGGATTAACCTACCCGCGTTGCACATTTCAGGCTGGTATGATGATGAGCAGGTTGGAACCCCATTAAACTATTATGGGATGCGTACTCAAGGGGCTAGCGAACACGCCAGAAACAATCAAAAGCTATTAATGGGACCGTGGACTCACCAAATAAATACATCAGCAAAAATCGGTGACTTAGATTTTGGTCCAGATGCCTTAATTGACCTAAAAGGGTATCAGCTAAGGTGGTTTAATCACTGGCTGAAGCAAGAGAATAATGGTATCGTTGATGAGGCTCCCGTACGATTATTCGTCATGGGGGATAATGAATGGAGAGATGAAGAGGATTGGCCTCTCCCTCAAACACAGTGGACAAAATACTATATTCATAGTGAAGGTAGCGCTAATAGCCGATTTGGTGATGGCAAGCTATCTACAACTGTCCCTAGCGTTATCCATACGGATGCTTCTGTGGCACAGGATAAAAATCATTTTTCAAGTAGCTTTGATACGAATATTAGCCCATCTTCTGATAAGGGGAAAAGCTTTGATCAGTACACGTATGATCCTGCTAATCCAGTACCCTTTATTACTGATATGGTGTCCTCTCAAATTGGTGGACCAGACGATTATTCAGCCATTGAAAGAAGAGATGATGTGCTTGTCTATACCACAGACGTTTTAGAGGAGGATGTTGAAGTAACAGGTCCGATTAAAATGGAGCTATTCGCTTCTTCTACAGCTAAAGATACTGATTTTATGGTTAAGCTATTAGATGTTTGGCCCAGTGGATATGTTCAACGATTAACGGACGGCATGGTGCGTGCCCGATTTAGAGAGGGAATGGCTAAACCTAAGCTAATTGAACCAAATAAAATCTACTCCTATGAAGTAGATTGCTGGAATACGTGTCATGTGTTTAAAAAAGGGCATCAAATCAGGATTGAGATTGCCTCAAGTGCTTTTCCTAAGTACGATCGCAACCTTAATACAGGGGAAGATTTAGCTCAATCATCTACCATGGTTAAAGCTAAACAGACGATTTATCACGATTCTACTTATACGTCTGCCGTTGTACTTCCTATAATTCCAAGAAAGTAA
- a CDS encoding aminotransferase A, whose amino-acid sequence MEHLINPLVKDIEISGIRKFFTLVSNYPDAIQLTIGQPDFPTPEPIKEAGKLAIDQNRTTYTPNAGLPELRRAASDFLQQKYGLQYDPNTEVITTVGASQAIDITLRTILEPGVEVILPGPVYPGYEPIIKLCGAIPVYVDTTDTDFKLTPERLAAKISDKTRCVILPYPSNPTGCVLSADEIKGLAEVLSKHEIFVISDEIYSELVYGQQHHSIALLPKLREKAIVINGLSKSHSMTGWRLGFAFAPAYLAKEMLKVHQYNVSCANSITQYAAIEALTNGKDDAHEMREVYEERLAYVHERLVNMGIDVVKPQGAFYLFPSIQKFGLSSNEFALQLLEQEGLAVVPGDAFSSYGEGYIRLSYAYGMDVLEDGCNRLERFVKKLCKENKA is encoded by the coding sequence ATGGAGCACTTGATAAACCCACTTGTTAAAGATATTGAAATCTCGGGGATACGTAAATTTTTTACACTCGTCTCTAACTATCCTGATGCCATTCAACTGACAATTGGTCAACCAGATTTTCCAACACCTGAGCCTATTAAAGAGGCAGGGAAGCTTGCGATTGATCAGAATCGAACAACGTATACACCAAATGCAGGTCTTCCTGAGCTTAGAAGAGCGGCTTCTGATTTTTTACAGCAAAAGTATGGGCTACAATATGATCCAAATACAGAGGTCATTACTACTGTTGGGGCTAGTCAAGCGATTGATATTACACTTCGGACGATCCTTGAACCGGGAGTGGAAGTCATTTTACCGGGTCCTGTCTATCCGGGATATGAACCAATTATTAAGCTTTGTGGAGCGATACCAGTTTATGTTGATACAACAGATACTGATTTCAAGCTTACCCCTGAAAGACTAGCGGCAAAAATTTCGGATAAAACGCGCTGTGTCATTTTACCTTACCCTTCAAATCCTACAGGTTGTGTGTTATCGGCAGATGAGATTAAAGGGCTAGCTGAAGTACTCAGTAAACATGAGATTTTTGTCATTTCAGATGAAATTTATAGTGAACTAGTTTATGGACAACAGCACCATTCTATTGCCTTGCTTCCAAAGCTTAGAGAAAAGGCGATTGTCATAAATGGTCTATCTAAATCACACTCCATGACGGGCTGGCGCTTGGGATTCGCCTTTGCTCCTGCCTATTTAGCTAAGGAAATGCTTAAGGTACATCAATACAACGTTAGCTGTGCCAATTCCATTACTCAATATGCAGCGATAGAAGCGCTGACTAATGGAAAAGATGATGCCCACGAAATGAGAGAGGTTTATGAAGAAAGGCTTGCTTATGTCCACGAGCGCTTAGTGAATATGGGGATTGATGTAGTTAAGCCTCAAGGAGCTTTTTATCTCTTTCCTTCCATCCAGAAATTTGGTTTGTCCTCTAACGAGTTTGCTTTACAGCTTTTAGAGCAGGAAGGACTTGCGGTTGTGCCAGGAGATGCTTTCTCAAGCTATGGTGAGGGATATATTCGCTTGTCCTATGCGTACGGGATGGACGTATTAGAAGATGGTTGTAATCGCTTGGAGCGTTTTGTGAAGAAACTATGTAAAGAAAATAAAGCATAA
- a CDS encoding N-acetyldiaminopimelate deacetylase produces MNPFVQIRRELHQIPELGFEEHKTQAYLLSYIQGLPQENIEIQTWRTGILVRVKGRNPQKTIAYRADMDGLPIEEETSYSFASKHPGMMHACGHDLHMAIGLGLLTHFAHSPVDDHLLFIFQPAEEGPGGAQPMLESEELCAWKPDMILALHIAPQYPVGTIATREAVFFANTSELFVDFKGKGGHAAYPHLTHDMVVAASHFVTQLQSIVARNINPLDSAVVTVGKIESGTKQNIIAEKARVEGTIRTLSMESMAVVKERIEALVKGIETGFQCEAEIDYGCNYCQVYNDVPLTREFMDYVEKNHAKIQLLTCPETMAGEDFGYFLRDIPGFMFWLGVDTPYGLHHSKLEPQEEAIESALQVMTNYLEWKGTRE; encoded by the coding sequence ATGAATCCATTTGTCCAAATACGTAGGGAGCTTCACCAAATACCTGAGCTTGGCTTTGAAGAACATAAAACACAGGCTTACTTACTTAGCTATATCCAAGGCTTACCACAGGAGAATATTGAAATACAGACATGGAGAACTGGAATATTAGTTAGAGTAAAAGGAAGGAATCCCCAAAAAACAATTGCGTATCGAGCAGATATGGACGGACTTCCTATTGAAGAGGAAACCAGCTACTCGTTTGCTTCTAAGCATCCGGGGATGATGCATGCGTGTGGTCATGATCTACATATGGCGATTGGATTGGGGCTTCTGACACACTTTGCCCACAGTCCAGTGGATGATCATCTGCTTTTCATCTTTCAGCCAGCAGAGGAGGGGCCCGGAGGAGCGCAGCCAATGCTTGAGAGTGAAGAACTATGTGCCTGGAAGCCTGACATGATTCTTGCTTTACACATTGCACCTCAATACCCTGTTGGAACGATAGCCACTAGAGAAGCTGTGTTTTTTGCCAATACTTCTGAGCTTTTTGTAGACTTTAAGGGTAAAGGCGGACATGCTGCTTATCCACACTTAACACATGACATGGTAGTAGCCGCTAGTCATTTTGTGACCCAGCTACAGAGTATTGTAGCACGCAATATTAACCCGCTAGATTCTGCTGTCGTGACCGTTGGAAAAATTGAGAGTGGGACAAAACAGAATATTATAGCTGAGAAAGCTAGGGTTGAAGGGACAATTCGCACACTATCTATGGAGTCAATGGCTGTGGTTAAAGAGCGGATTGAGGCCTTAGTGAAGGGAATAGAGACGGGGTTTCAATGTGAAGCGGAGATTGATTACGGCTGTAACTACTGTCAGGTGTACAATGATGTACCTTTGACACGCGAATTTATGGACTATGTTGAGAAAAACCATGCGAAAATCCAGCTATTAACCTGTCCAGAAACAATGGCCGGGGAGGATTTTGGCTACTTCCTGCGAGATATACCAGGCTTTATGTTCTGGCTAGGAGTGGATACACCGTACGGGCTTCATCATTCGAAGCTAGAGCCCCAAGAAGAAGCGATAGAATCTGCCCTTCAAGTGATGACGAATTACTTGGAGTGGAAAGGGACAAGGGAGTAG
- a CDS encoding ECF transporter S component — protein sequence MKKKGLTLTDILVTVVIAIIFAVIYKLWGPLYYALKPFGLHLEQAVYGMWFMAATVAFLIIRKPGVALLAEVAAASGELVMGAEWGLETLVYGVFQGLGAELIFLIFAYKSYSLFVTSLAAIGATAGSFVMDTIRGYIFDYELWNLLLLIGMRTVGSIIIVGVCAYYLVKALESTGVTELVRSSSKEDYDALNK from the coding sequence ATGAAAAAGAAGGGATTAACCTTAACGGACATCCTAGTAACAGTTGTTATTGCTATTATTTTTGCTGTAATTTACAAGCTATGGGGGCCGCTGTATTATGCGTTAAAGCCCTTTGGGCTGCATTTGGAGCAGGCCGTGTATGGGATGTGGTTTATGGCGGCTACTGTAGCATTCTTAATTATTCGAAAGCCAGGGGTAGCTCTGCTTGCTGAAGTAGCTGCGGCATCGGGAGAGCTGGTGATGGGAGCAGAATGGGGACTAGAAACACTGGTCTATGGTGTTTTTCAAGGTTTAGGAGCAGAGCTTATTTTCCTTATTTTTGCTTACAAATCCTATTCATTGTTTGTGACAAGCTTAGCAGCTATCGGTGCCACGGCTGGCTCCTTTGTCATGGACACAATAAGAGGGTATATTTTTGATTATGAGCTGTGGAACTTATTACTTTTAATTGGTATGCGTACGGTAGGGTCAATCATTATTGTTGGTGTCTGTGCCTATTATCTTGTGAAGGCATTGGAGAGCACAGGAGTGACTGAGCTTGTTCGCTCAAGCTCCAAGGAAGATTATGATGCGTTGAATAAATAA
- a CDS encoding DUF2269 domain-containing protein, with product MKILIFLHVLGAVMFLGNVITAAFWKIRAERGKDIAHIHKAVKNVMFADYVFTLPGIILLIITGNLMAFQAGYAMMEWNWVTVSQGLFILTGLLWVIILLPNQRKMIKESEKSISLGQLTPSYKKASRIWDVCGSLANLIPLVVLYLMLAKPF from the coding sequence ATGAAGATTCTCATTTTTTTACATGTCCTAGGAGCTGTAATGTTTCTTGGCAATGTGATTACAGCAGCTTTTTGGAAAATCAGAGCAGAAAGAGGAAAAGATATCGCACATATTCATAAGGCAGTAAAAAATGTTATGTTTGCAGATTATGTTTTTACCTTGCCTGGTATTATACTTCTTATTATTACAGGTAACTTGATGGCTTTCCAGGCAGGATATGCGATGATGGAATGGAACTGGGTCACAGTCTCTCAAGGCTTATTCATTCTTACAGGACTACTTTGGGTGATTATTTTACTCCCAAATCAACGAAAAATGATTAAAGAAAGTGAAAAGTCTATCAGCTTAGGCCAGCTTACACCGTCATATAAAAAAGCATCTAGGATCTGGGATGTGTGTGGGAGTCTAGCAAATTTAATACCGTTAGTTGTGCTTTACTTGATGCTAGCTAAACCTTTTTAA
- the dapD gene encoding 2,3,4,5-tetrahydropyridine-2,6-dicarboxylate N-acetyltransferase, protein MKMMDANEIISFIQNSVKKTPVKVHIKGKLDGIHFGDETKSFITGDTGVLFGEWKDIEAAIKENQDKIEDYVVENDRRNSAIPLLDMKHIHARIEPGAFIREQVEIGNNAVIMMGASINIGAVIGEGTMIDMNAVVGGRGTIGKNCHIGAGAVIAGVIEPPSATPVIVEDDVVVGANAVILEGVRVGKGSVVAAGAIVIEDVPENVVVAGTPARIIKTIDEKTKSKTEIKHELRQLNAE, encoded by the coding sequence ATGAAAATGATGGATGCAAACGAAATTATTTCTTTTATCCAAAACAGTGTAAAAAAGACACCTGTAAAGGTACATATAAAAGGAAAGCTTGACGGAATTCACTTTGGTGATGAGACAAAAAGCTTTATTACTGGAGATACTGGAGTATTATTCGGTGAGTGGAAGGATATTGAGGCAGCAATCAAAGAAAATCAAGATAAAATTGAGGACTACGTCGTAGAGAACGATCGCCGTAACTCAGCGATTCCTTTGTTAGACATGAAGCATATTCATGCACGTATTGAACCAGGTGCTTTTATTAGGGAGCAGGTCGAAATTGGAAATAACGCTGTTATTATGATGGGTGCAAGCATCAACATTGGAGCGGTCATTGGAGAAGGTACGATGATTGACATGAACGCCGTTGTTGGTGGACGTGGAACGATCGGTAAAAATTGTCACATTGGAGCGGGAGCCGTAATCGCTGGAGTGATTGAGCCGCCATCTGCTACACCTGTTATTGTAGAGGATGACGTTGTGGTTGGAGCTAACGCTGTTATTTTAGAGGGAGTTCGCGTAGGAAAAGGCTCTGTAGTAGCTGCTGGAGCTATTGTTATCGAAGATGTACCTGAAAATGTGGTTGTGGCTGGAACACCAGCTAGAATCATTAAAACAATCGACGAGAAAACAAAATCTAAAACAGAGATTAAGCACGAGCTTCGTCAGCTGAATGCTGAGTAA
- a CDS encoding gamma carbonic anhydrase family protein: protein MIYSIQGKNPSIHSSVYLAPGSRIIGDVHIAADSSIWFNAVLRGDEGAIRIGQRSNIQDNSTCHLYAGYPLMIGNDVTVGHNVIVHGCRIGNNCLIGMGSILLDDVEIGENCLIAAHTLIPPGKKIPPNSFVMGSPGKIVREVTEKDLAMIKEASQVYVENGKKFRAEEAAQKASE, encoded by the coding sequence ATGATTTACTCTATTCAAGGTAAAAATCCTAGCATTCATTCAAGCGTATATCTAGCACCCGGATCTAGAATAATTGGAGACGTGCATATAGCCGCAGATTCTAGTATTTGGTTTAATGCCGTCTTAAGGGGAGATGAAGGGGCCATCCGAATTGGGCAAAGATCAAATATCCAAGATAATAGTACTTGTCATTTATACGCAGGATATCCTTTAATGATTGGTAATGACGTAACGGTTGGACATAATGTTATTGTTCATGGCTGTAGAATCGGGAATAACTGCTTAATTGGCATGGGCTCTATTCTTTTAGATGATGTTGAAATAGGAGAAAATTGTTTGATCGCAGCTCATACCTTAATACCACCAGGTAAAAAAATTCCGCCAAACTCCTTTGTGATGGGAAGCCCGGGGAAGATAGTAAGAGAGGTTACAGAAAAGGATTTAGCCATGATCAAAGAAGCGTCACAGGTTTACGTAGAAAATGGTAAAAAATTTAGGGCGGAGGAAGCAGCTCAAAAAGCTTCGGAATAA
- a CDS encoding DinB family protein, with protein sequence MNYQDHVMWNLVKNIRNDTIDMVSDLDEKIVNIIPQGYKNSIKWNIGHIILDQEVWFHYLIDDKMDVPEHYKTFFGFGTSPATWEAEPPSWNELLEELRIQPERLVNKFAKRLDQPLQQVTEAEMSTIGEVIPRTLYHEGLHQGAIIALLKSIESHI encoded by the coding sequence ATGAACTATCAGGATCATGTGATGTGGAATTTAGTAAAAAATATAAGAAACGATACGATAGATATGGTAAGCGACCTTGATGAAAAAATAGTAAATATAATCCCTCAGGGCTATAAAAACTCTATTAAGTGGAACATAGGTCATATCATTTTGGATCAGGAGGTATGGTTTCACTATTTAATTGACGATAAGATGGACGTCCCTGAACATTACAAAACGTTCTTTGGTTTCGGAACTAGTCCTGCGACTTGGGAAGCGGAACCCCCAAGCTGGAACGAGCTGCTGGAAGAACTACGTATTCAACCAGAGCGTCTAGTGAACAAATTTGCTAAGCGTCTAGATCAGCCTCTTCAGCAGGTAACAGAAGCAGAAATGAGTACAATTGGAGAAGTTATTCCCCGTACTCTGTATCATGAAGGCTTACATCAAGGGGCTATAATTGCGTTGTTAAAAAGTATTGAATCTCACATCTGA
- a CDS encoding RNA polymerase sigma factor translates to MSARKQEEVTEWYNEYSDAIFKFILMMTHDYQQAEDLTHETFIKAYRFHDSFNRNSSPKTWLYKIAHNVTIDALRMRKPILFIKTILQLIDPNPLPEEVVQIKEESRELYDALKRLKESYREVVILRKIKGFSTKETAEILHWSESKVKMTLSRAILALEKQLMREGYVNEKTV, encoded by the coding sequence TTGTCAGCACGAAAACAAGAAGAAGTGACAGAATGGTATAACGAATATAGCGATGCCATCTTTAAATTCATTTTAATGATGACTCATGATTATCAACAGGCTGAGGATTTGACACACGAAACCTTTATTAAGGCGTATCGTTTTCATGATTCTTTTAATAGAAACTCAAGCCCAAAAACATGGCTATATAAAATTGCCCATAACGTAACCATTGACGCACTTCGCATGCGTAAACCAATCCTATTTATTAAAACGATTCTTCAATTGATTGACCCAAATCCATTACCAGAGGAAGTGGTCCAAATTAAAGAGGAATCTAGAGAGCTGTATGACGCCCTTAAAAGGTTGAAGGAATCCTATCGCGAAGTCGTTATCCTACGGAAAATAAAAGGGTTTTCTACTAAAGAAACAGCCGAAATCTTACATTGGTCTGAAAGCAAAGTAAAAATGACTCTTTCCAGAGCGATTCTTGCTTTAGAAAAACAGCTTATGAGGGAGGGCTATGTCAATGAAAAAACAGTCTGA